The sequence below is a genomic window from Paenibacillus sp. DCT19.
AAAGTTAGTGGGTACACGGAACGAGCTACAACCGATGTTCAAGGCTATTATTTACTTAAACGGATTCCAACAGGTTCAATTACAATCGTTGCGGAAGCAGCTGGTTACCCCAAACATAGCAAATTAGCAAATTTAACTCCGGGAGATCATAATAGCGTGGATTTTGTATTACGCGTAAACCAAGATATTCAGCCTCCAGTAACCAAATATCGACTGGTGCCATTAACGGAAACGATTAATGGGAAGCTTTATATTGTTGGGTTTACGTTTAGACTGCAAGCCACGGATGAAGCTAACGGATCAGGCGTAAAAATAACACAATATCGTTACAATGGCGGAGAATGGATGACCTATAATGGCCCTGTTAAATTTTATGCAAATGACGTAAAGTTGGTGGAATACTACAGCACGGATGTGGCAGGGAATACAGAGAAAATGAACAAAATGGACTTTG
It includes:
- a CDS encoding carboxypeptidase-like regulatory domain-containing protein; this encodes MVDASGNPVAGVKVSGYTERATTDVQGYYLLKRIPTGSITIVAEAAGYPKHSKLANLTPGDHNSVDFVLRVNQDIQPPVTKYRLVPLTETINGKLYIVGFTFRLQATDEANGSGVKITQYRYNGGEWMTYNGPVKFYANDVKLVEYYSTDVAGNTEKMNKMDFVKGIFEGAGSY